The genomic DNA AATTGTTGATAAATAAAGAGAGCGTTCTTTTTTGTAGAATGGCCGATTCGAATGATTTAGCCGACAAAATTATTGAATTAAAACACGAAGAGGCAATGAGAAAGAAAATTTCTTATGGCGCCAGAAAGGTTTTTGAAGAACGGGCAAGTTCTGTTGTTATTGGAAAACAATTAAAAGAGATTTTATTTTTAATGGTAGACAAAAATGAAAGAAAAAATTAAAAAAATAATTCCTAATTTTTATACTAAGGCCAGGAAAACTTATTTTGGTAAAAACTCAAATTCTCTTAGAAGATTTTCTACTTATTGGTATTTGAAACTGAAATACAGTTTGTTTTCTATAGAAGAGAAAAATATTAAACTGCACCTGGGTTGCGGTCGTCAAAAAAAGGATGGATTTATAAATATTGATTACAATAAAACAAAGATAACCGATTATGTATTAAATGTAATTAATTTGCCGTTCCCCCCTGGATCAATTGAGCGAATAGAATGTTATCACTTAATAGAACATTTTTCGATAAAAGAAATTCCTTATGT from Patescibacteria group bacterium includes the following:
- a CDS encoding methyltransferase domain-containing protein, with the protein product MKEKIKKIIPNFYTKARKTYFGKNSNSLRRFSTYWYLKLKYSLFSIEEKNIKLHLGCGRQKKDGFINIDYNKTKITDYVLNVINLPFPPGSIERIECYHLIEHFSIKEIPYVFSNWYKILKPGGELVMEFPDFDKNIEAYLKEGDEKRLFNIFGAQRFLGDVHLWGWNYERIKTELEKYGFIGIKQEEPRDYHIKEEDCIRVVACKIKQKI